A section of the Bacillus sp. HSf4 genome encodes:
- the miaB gene encoding tRNA (N6-isopentenyl adenosine(37)-C2)-methylthiotransferase MiaB, giving the protein MNEKQRTESGQVNPSDKKSEKDYSKYFEAVYVPPSLKDAKKRGKESVKYHNDFKISEQYRGMGEGRKFYIRTYGCQMNEHDTEVMAGIFMALGYEPTDSTEDANVILLNTCAIRENAENKVFGEIGHLKALKKDNPDLILGVCGCMSQEESVVNRILKKHPFVDLIFGTHNIHRLPELLSEAYLSKEMVIEVWSKEGDVIENLPKVRHGKIKAWVNIMYGCDKFCTYCIVPYTRGKERSRRPEDIIQEVRRLAAEGYKEITLLGQNVNAYGKDFEDMEYGLGHLMDELHKIDIPRIRFTTSHPRDFDDHLIEVLAKGGNLLDHIHLPVQSGSSQVLKLMARKYDRERYLELVAKIKKAMPNASLTTDIIVGFPNETDEQFEETLSLYREVEFDSAYTFIYSPREGTPAAKMKDNVPMRVKKERLQRLNDVVNEISAKKMKEYEGQVVEVLVEGESKNNPEILAGYTRKNKLVNFKGPKEAIGQLVNVKIHQAKTWSLDGEMVGEAIEVK; this is encoded by the coding sequence ATGAATGAGAAACAGCGAACAGAAAGCGGACAGGTTAATCCATCGGACAAAAAATCCGAGAAGGATTACAGCAAGTATTTTGAAGCTGTTTATGTTCCGCCTTCATTAAAAGATGCAAAAAAACGCGGTAAAGAATCCGTGAAATACCATAACGATTTTAAAATTTCAGAGCAGTACAGAGGCATGGGAGAAGGACGGAAGTTTTACATCCGCACATACGGCTGCCAGATGAATGAACATGATACCGAAGTCATGGCGGGGATTTTCATGGCGCTCGGCTATGAACCGACCGACTCGACGGAAGACGCCAACGTCATCCTGCTCAACACATGCGCGATCCGGGAAAACGCGGAAAACAAAGTGTTCGGCGAAATCGGCCACTTAAAGGCGTTAAAAAAGGATAATCCCGACCTGATTCTCGGCGTCTGCGGCTGTATGTCACAGGAAGAATCAGTCGTCAACCGGATTTTGAAGAAACATCCGTTTGTCGATTTGATTTTTGGGACACACAATATCCACCGCCTTCCGGAGCTCTTGTCAGAAGCCTATCTGTCAAAAGAAATGGTCATTGAAGTGTGGTCTAAAGAAGGAGATGTTATTGAAAACCTTCCGAAAGTCCGCCACGGCAAAATTAAAGCGTGGGTCAACATCATGTACGGCTGCGACAAGTTCTGCACATACTGCATCGTCCCTTACACAAGGGGAAAAGAGCGAAGCAGGCGTCCGGAGGATATCATTCAGGAAGTGAGAAGGCTTGCGGCTGAAGGCTACAAAGAAATCACGCTCCTCGGACAGAACGTCAATGCCTATGGCAAAGATTTTGAGGACATGGAATACGGGCTCGGCCATTTGATGGATGAACTTCACAAAATCGATATCCCGAGAATCCGCTTCACTACAAGCCATCCTCGCGACTTTGACGATCACTTGATCGAAGTGCTTGCAAAAGGCGGTAACCTTTTGGACCATATCCATCTGCCTGTTCAGTCCGGAAGCTCTCAAGTATTGAAGCTGATGGCGAGAAAATACGATCGGGAACGCTATCTTGAGCTTGTCGCTAAAATTAAAAAAGCGATGCCAAACGCTTCTCTTACAACGGATATTATCGTCGGCTTCCCGAATGAAACGGACGAACAGTTTGAAGAAACGCTCTCTTTATACAGAGAAGTCGAGTTTGACAGCGCCTATACCTTCATTTATTCACCTCGTGAAGGAACACCTGCGGCGAAAATGAAAGACAACGTCCCGATGAGGGTGAAAAAAGAACGTCTTCAGCGCCTGAATGATGTTGTCAACGAAATTTCCGCCAAGAAAATGAAGGAATACGAGGGTCAGGTTGTCGAAGTATTAGTAGAGGGTGAAAGTAAAAACAACCCTGAAATTCTTGCCGGCTATACACGGAAAAACAAGCTTGTCAACTTCAAAGGGCCAAAGGAAGCGATCGGCCAGCTTGTCAACGTGAAAATCCATCAGGCGAAAACATGGTCGCTTGACGGAGAAATGGTAGGAGAAGCAATCGAGGTGAAATAG
- a CDS encoding TIGR00282 family metallophosphoesterase: MRILFIGDVVGSPGREMIKNYLPKLKLKYKPHAVIVNGENAAHGKGITEKIYHQLIQAGADVLTMGNHTWDKREIFDFIDEAPQIIRPANFPEGTPGKGITYIKTNGNKELAVINLQGRTFLPPIDCPFRKADELIDEASKRTPFIFIDFHAEATSEKQAIGWYTDGRVSAVVGTHTHVQTADNRVLPKGTAYITDVGMTGPYDGILGVDRETIIKRFKTSLPVRFEIAEGRTTLSGVVIDIDDQSKKAVKIERILINDDHMFFE; the protein is encoded by the coding sequence ATGAGAATTTTATTTATTGGAGATGTCGTCGGTTCGCCGGGCAGAGAGATGATCAAAAATTATTTGCCGAAACTGAAGCTGAAATATAAACCCCACGCCGTTATCGTTAATGGAGAAAACGCCGCACACGGGAAAGGCATTACCGAAAAAATATACCATCAGCTCATTCAAGCGGGAGCCGATGTCCTCACCATGGGAAACCACACATGGGATAAAAGGGAAATATTTGATTTTATTGATGAAGCACCGCAGATCATCAGACCGGCCAACTTTCCCGAAGGCACCCCGGGGAAAGGGATCACATACATCAAAACAAACGGCAACAAAGAGCTTGCTGTGATCAATCTGCAGGGCCGGACATTTCTTCCGCCGATTGACTGTCCGTTCCGCAAAGCGGACGAACTGATTGATGAAGCTTCAAAAAGAACGCCGTTTATCTTTATCGATTTTCACGCTGAAGCAACAAGTGAAAAACAAGCGATCGGCTGGTATACGGACGGCCGGGTGTCAGCCGTTGTCGGAACCCATACACATGTGCAGACGGCGGACAACCGCGTGCTCCCCAAAGGCACGGCCTACATCACCGATGTCGGGATGACCGGTCCGTATGACGGGATTCTCGGCGTTGACCGGGAGACGATTATCAAACGCTTTAAAACAAGCCTGCCCGTCAGGTTTGAGATTGCCGAAGGCCGCACAACCTTAAGCGGAGTTGTCATAGACATCGATGATCAAAGCAAAAAAGCCGTTAAAATTGAACGGATCTTAATCAATGACGACCACATGTTTTTTGAATAA
- a CDS encoding dipeptidase gives MNIFDAHSDLLFKLWKNPKLNEYNDPTLQTPVKALLNGKTKVQCLAIFLPASVPAAMRLEMALVQIQLFYEKIAKYERIKLIRSKADIHSLKADETGVILTMEGCEPISKNLRLFDVFFRLGVRSFGLTWNWANAFADGALEKRNAGLSSWGNKLIRIANKNRAWTDVSHLSESSFWDALAAAKYPIASHSNAYSLCPHPRNLKDDQIKALIDQNGVIGLTFVPEFVKREGTPRLKDILTHIDHICSLGGERHIGFGSDFDGIDRVIPDLECHKDYDNLIEALERSFSSSQVRRFLFENFVSRIPF, from the coding sequence ATGAATATTTTTGATGCCCATTCCGATCTGCTATTCAAGCTCTGGAAAAATCCGAAGCTTAATGAATACAACGATCCAACACTGCAAACACCGGTCAAAGCGCTTTTAAACGGGAAGACGAAAGTGCAATGCCTGGCGATTTTTCTGCCGGCTTCTGTTCCGGCCGCGATGCGCCTGGAAATGGCGCTTGTTCAAATACAGCTGTTTTACGAAAAAATCGCCAAATATGAACGGATCAAACTAATCAGAAGCAAAGCAGACATCCACTCGCTGAAAGCGGATGAAACAGGCGTTATCTTAACGATGGAAGGCTGTGAGCCGATATCCAAAAATTTAAGGCTGTTTGATGTTTTTTTCCGGCTCGGCGTCCGAAGCTTCGGTCTGACATGGAACTGGGCGAACGCCTTCGCTGACGGAGCTTTGGAAAAAAGAAATGCGGGACTTTCATCCTGGGGAAACAAATTGATCCGCATCGCCAACAAAAACCGGGCCTGGACAGACGTTTCCCATTTGTCGGAAAGCAGCTTTTGGGATGCGCTGGCGGCCGCAAAATATCCGATCGCCTCCCATTCCAATGCCTACAGCCTTTGTCCGCATCCAAGGAATTTAAAGGATGATCAAATCAAAGCACTCATTGATCAAAACGGTGTCATCGGTCTGACATTTGTCCCTGAATTTGTGAAACGCGAGGGGACGCCGCGGCTGAAAGACATCCTTACACACATTGACCATATTTGTTCTCTCGGCGGTGAACGGCATATCGGCTTTGGTTCGGATTTTGACGGCATCGACAGAGTGATTCCGGATTTGGAATGCCACAAGGATTATGACAATCTAATTGAAGCATTGGAACGCTCGTTTTCATCCAGTCAAGTGCGCCGTTTTCTCTTTGAAAACTTCGTCAGCCGCATCCCGTTTTAA
- the spoVS gene encoding stage V sporulation protein SpoVS, whose amino-acid sequence MEILKVSAKSNPNSVAGALAGVLRERGAAEIQAIGAGALNQAVKAVAIARGFVAPSGVDLICIPAFTDIQIDGEERTAIKLIVEPR is encoded by the coding sequence ATGGAAATATTAAAAGTTTCAGCAAAATCAAATCCAAACTCGGTCGCAGGTGCGCTCGCGGGAGTCTTGAGAGAACGAGGAGCTGCGGAAATTCAAGCAATCGGAGCCGGTGCATTGAACCAGGCTGTGAAAGCGGTGGCGATTGCCAGGGGATTTGTAGCGCCAAGCGGAGTGGATCTGATTTGCATTCCGGCGTTTACGGACATTCAAATTGACGGTGAAGAGCGAACAGCGATTAAATTAATTGTTGAACCTCGCTGA
- a CDS encoding RicAFT regulatory complex protein RicA family protein, with protein MTLYTKKDIVAKARELAKMIAETEEVEFFKKAEAQINENAKISGLINQIKALQKQAVNFKHYEKHEALKQTEAKIDALQEELDGIPIIQEFRDSQMEVNDLLQLVAHTISNQVTNEIISSTGGNLLTGETGSKVKNSSPSCSL; from the coding sequence ATGACGCTGTACACGAAAAAAGATATTGTCGCCAAAGCGCGCGAGCTTGCAAAAATGATTGCCGAAACCGAAGAAGTCGAATTCTTCAAAAAGGCGGAAGCGCAGATTAATGAAAATGCCAAGATTTCGGGGCTCATCAATCAAATCAAAGCCCTGCAAAAGCAGGCCGTCAACTTTAAGCACTACGAAAAACACGAAGCGCTGAAGCAAACGGAAGCAAAGATCGACGCGCTCCAGGAAGAGCTCGACGGAATTCCGATCATCCAAGAGTTCAGGGACTCTCAAATGGAAGTCAACGATCTTCTTCAGCTCGTCGCCCATACAATATCAAACCAAGTGACAAATGAGATCATATCATCAACCGGAGGAAACCTGCTGACAGGGGAAACCGGTTCAAAAGTGAAAAATTCATCACCGAGCTGTTCACTATAA
- the rny gene encoding ribonuclease Y: MSPLTILISILLSLFCLVVGYYVRKIIAEAKISGARNAAEQILGDAKRDAEALKKEALLEAKDEIHTLRIEAEQEVRERRNELQKQENRLLQKEENLDRKDESLDKREAMLEKKDHSLNERQQHIEEMESKVDEMIRMQQSELERISSLTRDEAKQIILERVENELSHDIAIMTKESENRAKEEADKKAKNILSLALQRCAADHVAETTVSVVNLPNDEMKGRIIGREGRNIRTLETLTGIDLIIDDTPEAVILSGFDPIRRETARIALDKLVQDGRIHPARIEEMVEKSRREVDDYIREMGEQTTFEVGVHGLHPDLIKILGRLKFRTSYGQNVLKHSMEVAFLTGLMAAELGEDVTLAKRAGLLHDIGKAIDHEVEGSHVEIGVELATKYKEHPVVINSIASHHGDQEPTSIIAVLVAAADALSAARPGARSETLENYIRRLEKLEEISESYEGVEKSFAIQAGREVRIMVKPDSINDLEAHRLARDIRKRIEDELDYPGHIKVTVIRETRAVEYAK, translated from the coding sequence ATGAGTCCTTTAACCATTCTCATCTCCATTTTGCTGAGCCTATTCTGTTTAGTTGTTGGCTACTATGTTCGTAAAATCATTGCCGAAGCAAAAATTTCAGGTGCGCGTAATGCAGCCGAACAAATTCTTGGAGACGCAAAGCGGGATGCTGAAGCGTTGAAAAAAGAAGCCCTTCTTGAAGCAAAGGACGAGATTCACACGCTTCGGATAGAAGCTGAACAAGAAGTTCGTGAAAGACGAAATGAGCTTCAAAAACAAGAAAACCGTTTACTTCAAAAGGAAGAGAACCTTGACCGAAAAGACGAATCATTAGATAAACGGGAAGCGATGTTGGAGAAGAAAGATCATTCTCTGAATGAACGACAACAACATATTGAAGAGATGGAAAGCAAAGTGGATGAAATGATTCGTATGCAGCAGTCGGAATTGGAGCGTATTTCAAGTCTGACTCGTGATGAAGCGAAGCAAATCATTCTGGAGCGAGTTGAAAATGAGCTTTCCCATGACATCGCGATCATGACGAAAGAATCGGAAAATCGTGCGAAAGAAGAGGCGGATAAAAAAGCGAAAAATATTCTTTCATTGGCTTTACAGCGCTGTGCCGCTGATCATGTGGCCGAGACAACGGTATCAGTTGTCAACCTTCCAAATGATGAGATGAAAGGCCGTATTATCGGACGTGAGGGACGAAATATCCGTACATTGGAAACATTGACGGGAATCGATCTTATCATTGACGATACGCCGGAAGCCGTTATCCTTTCAGGATTTGATCCGATCAGGCGTGAGACAGCCAGGATCGCTCTTGATAAACTCGTTCAGGATGGCCGCATTCATCCTGCCAGAATCGAAGAAATGGTTGAGAAATCCCGCCGTGAAGTGGATGATTATATTCGCGAAATGGGTGAACAGACGACATTTGAAGTGGGAGTCCACGGTCTTCATCCCGATCTTATCAAAATTCTCGGCCGTCTGAAGTTCAGAACAAGCTATGGACAGAACGTGCTGAAGCATTCAATGGAAGTAGCGTTTCTGACCGGTCTTATGGCTGCAGAACTCGGTGAAGACGTCACACTTGCCAAAAGAGCAGGACTTCTTCACGATATCGGGAAAGCGATTGACCATGAGGTGGAAGGAAGCCATGTCGAAATCGGCGTAGAGCTTGCCACCAAGTATAAGGAGCATCCAGTCGTCATCAACAGCATCGCATCACACCACGGTGATCAGGAACCGACTTCCATCATCGCAGTGCTCGTGGCCGCAGCTGATGCATTGTCAGCCGCAAGACCTGGTGCAAGAAGCGAAACCCTCGAAAATTATATTCGCAGGCTTGAAAAGCTGGAAGAGATTTCTGAGTCGTACGAAGGTGTCGAAAAATCATTTGCGATACAGGCCGGACGGGAAGTTCGGATCATGGTCAAACCAGACTCGATCAACGATCTTGAAGCCCATCGTTTGGCGCGGGATATTCGAAAACGAATTGAGGACGAGCTTGACTACCCTGGACATATTAAAGTAACTGTGATTAGGGAAACGAGAGCCGTTGAGTACGCAAAATAA
- a CDS encoding glycine C-acetyltransferase, translated as MKEFHFLASELEAMKKNGTFQELPVIESLQGSTVRMKGRDIIQLSSNNYLGLTSHPRMQKAAEDAVKQYGAGTGSVRTIAGTFTMHDELEKKLAAFKNTEAALVFQSGFTANQGILSSILTKDDIVISDELNHASIIDGIRLTKAGKKVYEHANMEDLEKILKKSMNYRTRLIVTDGVFSMDGDIAPLPEIVKLAEQYDAFVMVDDAHASGVLGENGRGTVHHFGLDGKVHIQVGTLSKAIGVLGGYAAGSKVLIDYLKHKGRPFLFSTSHPPAVTAACIEAVNVLMEEPSLIKKLWDNTAYFKQGLENIGLPLIKSETPITPILIGDEAETCRFSNTLFELGVFAQAIVFPTVPKGKARIRTIMTAQHTKEELDKALDIIETGARKSGLI; from the coding sequence ATGAAAGAGTTTCACTTTTTAGCTTCAGAGCTTGAAGCAATGAAGAAAAACGGCACATTTCAAGAGCTGCCGGTCATCGAATCGCTTCAAGGGTCAACTGTCAGAATGAAAGGAAGAGATATCATACAGCTTTCTTCCAATAATTATTTAGGATTGACATCACATCCGCGGATGCAAAAGGCGGCTGAAGACGCCGTGAAGCAATATGGCGCAGGAACCGGCTCAGTCCGGACCATCGCCGGAACGTTCACCATGCATGACGAGCTTGAGAAAAAGCTTGCAGCATTTAAGAACACGGAAGCGGCTCTCGTGTTTCAGTCCGGTTTCACAGCAAATCAGGGCATTCTTTCCAGTATTCTCACAAAAGACGACATCGTGATTTCAGATGAATTAAACCACGCTTCAATCATAGACGGCATCAGGCTCACCAAGGCCGGCAAAAAAGTCTATGAACATGCGAATATGGAAGACTTGGAAAAGATTTTGAAAAAATCGATGAATTACAGAACACGGCTGATCGTCACAGACGGCGTCTTTTCGATGGACGGAGACATCGCTCCGCTTCCTGAGATTGTAAAGCTTGCCGAACAGTATGATGCCTTTGTCATGGTCGATGATGCGCATGCTTCCGGTGTTCTCGGTGAAAACGGACGCGGCACGGTACATCATTTCGGCCTCGACGGAAAAGTCCATATTCAAGTCGGCACCCTCAGCAAAGCGATCGGTGTGTTAGGAGGATATGCCGCCGGCTCAAAAGTGCTGATCGACTATTTAAAACATAAAGGCCGTCCGTTTTTGTTCAGCACGTCTCATCCGCCGGCTGTTACCGCAGCTTGTATTGAAGCGGTCAATGTGCTGATGGAAGAGCCTTCATTGATCAAAAAGCTGTGGGATAATACGGCGTATTTCAAACAAGGCCTCGAAAATATCGGTCTCCCGCTGATCAAGAGTGAGACGCCGATCACACCGATTTTAATCGGGGATGAAGCCGAAACGTGCCGGTTTTCCAACACGCTGTTTGAGCTGGGTGTTTTTGCGCAGGCGATCGTTTTTCCGACCGTTCCAAAGGGCAAAGCGCGAATCAGAACGATCATGACCGCGCAGCACACGAAAGAAGAGCTTGACAAAGCGCTTGACATCATCGAAACCGGCGCCCGAAAATCGGGGCTGATTTAA
- the tdh gene encoding L-threonine 3-dehydrogenase — MKALIKNPGEPGAVLELVPIPQIDQHEVLIKVKAASICGTDVHIYNWDEWAKNRIKPPYVFGHEFSGEVVQVGENVTSVKEGEYVSAETHIVCGKCIPCLTGKKHVCRNTQILGVDTEGCFAEYVKVPAENIWKNPSGMPEDLASIQEPLGNALHTVLSGITAGDKTAIVGCGPIGLMAVAVAKAAGASQVIAIDKNEYRLDLAVQMGATETISIEKEDPLKNVSALTNREGVDLVCEMSGHPTAIRQSLKMAANGGKVHILSLPEHPVCIDMTNDIVFKGLTVQGITGRKMFETWRQTSELLNAGAIRIKPVITHHFSLEDYETGFELMRKGQCGKVVLKP, encoded by the coding sequence ATGAAAGCGCTTATCAAGAATCCCGGGGAACCCGGCGCTGTCCTTGAGCTCGTTCCGATTCCGCAAATCGATCAACATGAAGTGCTCATCAAAGTGAAAGCTGCATCGATTTGCGGAACCGATGTTCATATTTATAATTGGGATGAATGGGCGAAAAACAGAATAAAACCGCCCTATGTGTTTGGTCACGAATTTTCCGGAGAGGTCGTTCAGGTCGGGGAGAATGTCACATCAGTCAAGGAGGGGGAGTACGTCTCAGCGGAAACGCATATCGTCTGCGGGAAATGCATTCCTTGTCTGACCGGAAAAAAACACGTCTGCCGAAATACGCAAATCCTCGGCGTGGATACAGAAGGGTGTTTCGCCGAGTATGTGAAGGTGCCGGCGGAAAACATCTGGAAAAATCCGTCCGGTATGCCCGAGGACCTCGCTTCGATTCAAGAGCCGCTCGGCAACGCCCTGCATACCGTTCTCTCAGGGATAACAGCAGGGGATAAGACGGCGATTGTCGGCTGCGGTCCGATCGGATTAATGGCTGTGGCGGTGGCGAAAGCAGCCGGGGCCTCACAGGTGATCGCGATCGATAAAAACGAGTACAGGCTCGACTTGGCTGTGCAAATGGGCGCAACGGAAACCATCTCCATTGAAAAAGAAGACCCGCTCAAAAATGTAAGCGCTTTAACAAATCGGGAGGGCGTTGATTTAGTTTGTGAGATGTCGGGCCATCCGACAGCCATCCGCCAAAGCCTAAAGATGGCGGCAAACGGCGGGAAGGTTCATATCTTAAGCTTGCCGGAGCACCCCGTCTGCATTGATATGACAAATGACATCGTCTTTAAGGGCCTGACAGTCCAGGGAATCACCGGGCGTAAGATGTTTGAAACATGGAGGCAGACAAGCGAGCTGCTGAATGCCGGTGCAATCCGGATTAAACCTGTCATTACCCATCATTTTTCACTTGAAGACTATGAAACAGGTTTTGAGCTGATGAGGAAAGGGCAATGCGGCAAAGTTGTGCTGAAACCATAG